The following coding sequences are from one Ammospiza caudacuta isolate bAmmCau1 chromosome 10, bAmmCau1.pri, whole genome shotgun sequence window:
- the LOC131562146 gene encoding serine/threonine-protein kinase pim-1-like, producing MTPPTSGVGWQRQRPDLKTSCAAAGPKPPGPGAGGDAGPGAGEGRSGAVAGPGPSSESRVPPAGTAQEALQERYRLGSLLGRGGFGSVFAATRLSDGAPVAIKRVPRDRIRHWGELPDGTSAPLEIVLLAKVSGRCGGVIQLLEWLELPDSFLLVLERPERCQELSGFLAERGFLPEEEARELFRQVLEAVRHCTSCGVLHRDIKPENVLLDLASGQLKLIDFGCGAFLQDTAYTQFAGTLSYSPPEWIQHQRYHGEAATIWSLGLLLCHLVMGKHPFRRGQEIIRGRILFPRWLSQACQDVIKRCLSMQPSDRPSLEDLFCHPWVKGVPLP from the exons ATGACGCCACCCACATCTGGTGTTGGCTGGCAGCGCCAGcgcccagatctgaaaacttcctg cgcggccgccggccccaAGCCACCAGGGCCTGGGGCGGGTGGGGatgccgggcccggggcgggtgaggggcgctcgggggccgttgcTGGACCCGGGCCGAGCTCTGAaagccgcgtcccgcccgcagggacggcgcaggaggccctgcaggagcggtaCCGGCTGGGATCGCTGCTGGGGCGCGGCGGCTTCGGCAGCGTCTTTGCGGCCACGCGGCTCTCGGACGGCGCCCCG GTGGCCATCAAACGCGTGCCGAGGGATCGCATCCGGCACTGGGGcgagctg cccgacggcaccagcgcacccctggagatcgtgctgctggccaaggtgtCCGGTCGCTGTGGCGGTGTcattcagctcctggagtggcTTGAGCTCCCCGACAgcttcctgctggtgctggagcgtCCGGAGCGGTGCCAGGAGCTCTCGGGTTTCCTGGCGGAGCGGGGGTTCCTGCCGGAGGAGGAGGCGCGGGAGCTGTtccgccaggtgctggaggccgtgcggcactgcaccagctgcggGGTCCTGCACCGGGACATCAAGCCCGAGAATGTCCTGCTCGACCTGGCCAGCGGGCAGCTGAAACTGATCGACTTTGGCTGTGGCGCCTTCCTCCAAGACACAGCCTACACGCAGTTTGCAG GAACCCTGTCCTACAGCCCACCAGAGTGGATCCAGCACCAACGCTACCATGGCGAGGCAGCCACGATCTGGTCCCTGGgcctcctgctgtgccacctggTCATGGGGAAGCACCCATTCAGGAGGGGCCAGGAGATCATCCGGGGGCGAATCTTGTTCCCACGATGGCTCTCTCAAG CGTGCCAAGATGTCATTAAGAGGTGTTTGTCCATGCAACCCTCGGACAGGCCATCCTTAGAAGATCTTTTCTGTCATCCTTGGGTGAAGGGTGTTCCTCTGCCCTAG